Proteins co-encoded in one candidate division TA06 bacterium genomic window:
- a CDS encoding amino acid ABC transporter substrate-binding protein — protein MKKSFFVFLLPLFFFAWLPAQAQKTLAVATGNYKPFQFKDREGKLIGYDIELGNEIAKRLGVKFQWKQMDFRQIFPSLDDGSCRLAIAALHSTKAREKKYALSSWYLKTGLVVVARKTGKKIGSLDDLKGLTVAVKEKATGNDFARENGLKLGFKYKEYLSTEQSFAALKNGEVDAVFNDYLSSRIYLKENPDYLIPFPPFASCGLAIAAGKSSSALISRISAILGDLEKEGFLKKLYIKWLL, from the coding sequence ATGAAAAAAAGTTTTTTTGTTTTTTTGCTGCCGCTGTTCTTTTTCGCTTGGCTTCCGGCCCAGGCGCAAAAGACCCTGGCGGTGGCCACCGGCAATTACAAGCCTTTCCAGTTTAAGGACCGGGAGGGGAAACTGATCGGCTATGACATTGAGCTGGGCAACGAAATTGCCAAAAGGCTGGGGGTTAAGTTCCAATGGAAGCAGATGGATTTCAGGCAGATCTTTCCCTCGCTGGATGACGGCAGTTGCCGGCTGGCCATAGCCGCGCTACATTCCACCAAAGCCCGGGAGAAAAAATACGCCTTAAGCAGTTGGTATCTCAAAACCGGATTGGTGGTGGTGGCGAGAAAAACAGGCAAAAAAATCGGTTCGCTTGACGATTTAAAGGGCTTGACGGTGGCGGTCAAGGAGAAGGCGACCGGAAACGATTTTGCCAGGGAAAACGGGCTGAAGCTCGGCTTTAAATACAAGGAGTATCTGAGCACCGAACAGAGCTTTGCCGCCCTTAAAAATGGCGAGGTGGATGCGGTGTTCAACGACTACCTGTCATCGCGCATTTATCTGAAGGAAAATCCCGATTATCTGATACCCTTTCCTCCCTTTGCCTCCTGCGGCCTGGCGATAGCGGCCGGCAAAAGCAGTTCGGCGCTGATATCCAGGATAAGCGCCATTTTGGGGGACCTGGAAAAGGAGGGTTTTTTAAAAAAATTGTATATAAAATGGCTTTTATAA